From the genome of Nodosilinea sp. FACHB-141, one region includes:
- a CDS encoding TylF/MycF/NovP-related O-methyltransferase, translating into MTKEIVISLQNVSKVYKRYYQPVDRLKEILLPGKPRAEEFWALQNVNMEIAQGESLGIIGRNGSGKSTLLQIIAGTLTPTTGEVKVNGRMSALLELGSGFNPEFTGRQNVFFNGRLLGLTQEEVEGKFDEIAAFADIGDFLDQPVKTYSSGMFIRLAFSVAVNVDPQILIVDEALAVGDVFFQQKCFGKMRQLKASGSNLLFVSHDSSAIYKLCSRAVLLENGHLILDSQPRQVIDLYEAKVLKEADQDSDSLGVNMIFETSQPKDNPDLQDVIEGMPENVEEIKLHRSDVTIRSVQLLNGEGKTIRTPAIDQPVRLVINIQFHKAFEDPHVGFKVRDRTGLDLFMTNTYIMNKSLGAVTAGEIIEVGFSFSISIGEGAYTVTIGVADSGYGEGSFRTILIYAHNALSFKVLRNPEKPVWFGIASLQPKLTVKRSQSTISHSNEIPSLEIITPLPPAKAYVDDQLFALLQPYTLCSRGRLENIARLSAQLNNQNIPGDFVECGTYKGGSAALLSRFLNLERQLWLYDSFQGMPPTSAKDGKDAANWVGKCVAEISDVREILGYVSAPVEKCHIKPGWFQATFHQPLPKQVALLHCDADWYESVILVLNTFYDRIPRGGCIILDDFGYWQGCREAFYDFCKQRDEKPLLERVGSTQAYWIKT; encoded by the coding sequence ATGACTAAGGAGATTGTGATTTCGCTACAAAATGTATCTAAGGTGTATAAGCGATATTACCAGCCCGTAGATCGTTTGAAGGAAATTTTGCTGCCTGGAAAACCTAGAGCAGAAGAGTTTTGGGCACTGCAAAATGTCAACATGGAAATTGCTCAGGGCGAGTCGTTGGGCATCATTGGCCGAAATGGATCGGGTAAAAGTACTCTGCTGCAAATTATTGCAGGCACCCTCACCCCAACGACGGGAGAGGTAAAGGTCAACGGACGAATGTCAGCGCTACTAGAGCTAGGTAGTGGATTTAATCCAGAGTTCACAGGACGGCAAAACGTATTTTTTAATGGTCGCCTTTTAGGATTAACCCAGGAAGAAGTTGAGGGTAAGTTTGATGAAATTGCTGCCTTTGCTGACATCGGTGATTTTCTTGATCAGCCAGTCAAAACTTACTCTAGTGGTATGTTTATCCGCTTGGCCTTCTCGGTAGCGGTTAACGTTGATCCTCAGATCCTGATTGTAGACGAAGCTCTAGCCGTTGGAGATGTTTTTTTTCAGCAAAAGTGCTTTGGCAAAATGCGGCAGCTAAAGGCATCGGGTAGCAATTTACTATTTGTTTCCCATGATTCCTCGGCAATCTACAAACTCTGCAGTCGGGCAGTACTTTTAGAAAATGGGCACTTAATTCTAGATAGTCAGCCGAGGCAGGTGATCGATTTATACGAAGCCAAAGTCTTGAAAGAAGCAGACCAAGACTCTGACTCTCTAGGCGTCAACATGATTTTTGAGACTAGTCAACCCAAAGATAATCCTGACCTACAGGATGTAATTGAAGGAATGCCAGAGAACGTAGAAGAGATAAAACTTCATCGATCAGACGTTACTATCCGCTCGGTTCAGCTTTTGAATGGTGAAGGGAAAACTATTCGAACCCCTGCTATTGACCAGCCTGTTAGGCTGGTGATAAATATACAGTTTCACAAAGCCTTTGAAGATCCGCACGTAGGATTTAAAGTTCGCGATCGCACAGGCTTAGACTTGTTTATGACGAACACCTACATCATGAACAAATCATTAGGGGCAGTTACAGCTGGTGAAATTATAGAAGTAGGCTTTAGCTTTTCTATCTCCATAGGTGAAGGTGCTTATACAGTAACCATTGGCGTAGCTGATAGTGGTTACGGTGAAGGCTCATTTCGCACGATTCTTATTTATGCACACAACGCCTTATCCTTTAAAGTGCTACGAAACCCTGAGAAACCAGTATGGTTTGGAATTGCAAGCCTACAACCAAAGTTGACGGTAAAGCGAAGCCAATCAACAATTTCTCATTCGAATGAGATTCCATCGCTAGAAATAATTACCCCATTGCCGCCAGCTAAGGCTTATGTAGACGATCAGCTGTTTGCCTTACTTCAGCCATACACGCTGTGTAGCCGTGGTCGCCTTGAAAATATAGCCCGACTTTCCGCGCAGCTCAACAACCAAAATATACCCGGCGACTTTGTTGAATGTGGAACGTATAAAGGTGGTTCTGCGGCTCTACTTTCGAGATTTTTAAATTTGGAGCGGCAGCTTTGGTTATACGACAGCTTTCAAGGAATGCCGCCTACCTCTGCCAAAGATGGAAAAGATGCCGCCAATTGGGTCGGAAAATGTGTGGCTGAAATCAGTGACGTCAGAGAAATCTTAGGCTACGTCTCAGCACCCGTAGAAAAATGTCATATCAAACCGGGTTGGTTTCAAGCAACTTTCCACCAGCCTTTGCCGAAACAGGTTGCACTGTTACACTGCGATGCAGATTGGTATGAATCGGTTATTCTTGTTTTGAACACATTCTATGATCGCATTCCAAGAGGCGGATGCATTATTCTCGATGACTTTGGCTATTGGCAGGGATGCCGGGAAGCCTTCTATGATTTTTGCAAGCAGCGGGATGAGAAACCCTTGTTAGAGCGTGTTGGCTCAACTCAAGCATACTGGATTAAAACTTAA
- a CDS encoding methyltransferase domain-containing protein, with amino-acid sequence MTLLNKFSREKIISDWQDSFQIDVSADLKAYPTFQLYRCNITDLRFFYPLDIFGSAQLYENLMKFEWYYMAEKWEYQVALQDLQENSRILEIGCGHGHFVRQVKNMGFQIEGIDYNEKAVLDAQISGLNIHQSSIADILAKGKFQYDCLCAFQVLEHLPNPLKFLTDCIDLLKSNGLLLLSVPNAKSFLKYQYNLLDMPPHHMAQWSVKTFRALEKLLPLRLEATRFEPLADYHIAGYVQAKENEFKSVLSRLPSSLATSMINNYEKALRRGLNRYTRGQSLYVKLRKRK; translated from the coding sequence GTGACTCTCTTGAACAAATTTTCAAGGGAAAAGATTATCAGCGACTGGCAAGATTCCTTTCAAATAGATGTTAGTGCGGATCTCAAAGCTTATCCAACCTTTCAACTATATCGATGTAATATCACCGACCTACGTTTTTTCTACCCTTTGGATATTTTTGGTTCAGCTCAGTTATACGAAAATCTTATGAAATTTGAGTGGTACTACATGGCTGAAAAGTGGGAGTACCAGGTCGCGCTTCAGGACTTACAAGAGAACAGCAGAATCCTAGAAATAGGTTGTGGTCATGGTCATTTTGTACGTCAGGTAAAAAATATGGGCTTTCAAATTGAAGGAATTGATTATAACGAGAAGGCTGTGCTTGATGCTCAGATAAGTGGCCTTAATATTCATCAGTCATCAATCGCAGATATTTTGGCCAAAGGAAAATTTCAATACGATTGCCTTTGTGCCTTCCAGGTTTTAGAACACTTACCCAATCCATTAAAATTTCTTACAGATTGTATCGACCTTCTGAAATCAAATGGCTTATTATTGTTGAGCGTACCTAATGCGAAGAGCTTTCTAAAGTACCAATATAATTTACTTGATATGCCTCCTCACCACATGGCTCAGTGGTCCGTCAAGACTTTCCGCGCTTTAGAAAAACTTTTGCCGCTGAGACTTGAAGCTACTCGTTTCGAACCCTTAGCTGACTATCACATTGCTGGCTACGTCCAGGCGAAAGAAAATGAGTTTAAGAGTGTTTTATCTCGATTACCAAGTTCCTTAGCTACTTCGATGATAAATAACTACGAGAAAGCCTTAAGAAGGGGACTAAATAGATATACAAGAGGGCAAAGTCTGTACGTTAAACTTCGGAAGCGGAAATGA
- a CDS encoding glycosyltransferase — MRYLNLGCGNHFHPDWVNIDFQSTGTDVITHDLRKPIPFADNTFDAVYHSHLLEHFSRSEAKPFLQECLRVLRPGGVLRIVVPDLEQIAREYLRILEETENGFEKTAHDYDWILLEMYDQAVRHQPGGDMAKYLSKNQIPNEDYVIKRFGYEGQTLIENLKGKNLEDSQNQAISENTNEAALAIGHFRLGGEVHQWMYDGYSLRRLLRESGFNDVDVYDPSESQIPNFSNYYLDVLENGQVRKPDSLFVEASKPNDVVDSWTFGTENSQEILKTIQIVTYDIQGGAARSAYRLHQGLRLIGQDSLMLTRYRKSEDQFVCSASDLSLASVLPDEYSLYAEIQLNYIDNNRTDLSNTLFSYPYPAIDLANVEQVKQADILNLHWVAWFQSAKTIASLLALGKPIVWTLHDMAAFTGGCHYSARCDQYQADCSECPQLKADKYNLPALILEDKLQHLLPYSNLTIVTPSKWLAECARKSSLFRNNRIEVIPYGLDIEVFKPIPKEIAKRHLGLPKDSVVLLFGADSNGEKRKGFELLLEALCQCFENSLVQQKLQEGQIRILNFGHGCSSLDSLGFPITSLGHITSDEELSYIYSASNVLLLPSLEDNLPNLMLESMSCGTPVFAFSTGGMKSFIKDKKTGVLVSPEDILGFSEAILDILLDPEKYLWMGSKARSEIEENNSLKHQANLYTDLYLDLLNNYQKSDVHKKQESERSIYSERSGLRDVAIESGRIALLKERQLTHDLRQEVIDAQINLQQAKETFQQTQIDLQQTQADLQQTQADLQQTQADLQQTQADLQQTQAAILNMEMSKFWQIRKIWILVKTSIHEKFFKSD, encoded by the coding sequence ATGAGATACCTAAATTTAGGATGTGGCAATCACTTTCATCCAGACTGGGTTAACATAGACTTCCAGTCAACTGGAACTGATGTTATTACTCATGATCTGCGTAAGCCAATCCCTTTTGCAGACAATACTTTTGATGCCGTTTACCATTCTCATCTTCTAGAACACTTTTCTCGATCCGAAGCTAAGCCTTTTCTGCAGGAGTGCTTACGAGTTCTTCGTCCAGGTGGTGTGCTTAGGATTGTTGTACCAGATTTAGAACAAATAGCCCGCGAATATTTGCGAATCTTGGAAGAAACAGAAAATGGTTTTGAGAAGACCGCCCATGACTATGACTGGATTTTGTTAGAAATGTATGACCAGGCTGTTCGTCATCAACCTGGAGGTGACATGGCCAAGTATCTCTCGAAAAACCAGATTCCTAACGAAGATTACGTCATCAAGCGTTTTGGCTATGAAGGGCAGACGCTTATAGAAAACTTAAAAGGCAAAAATTTAGAAGATTCTCAAAACCAAGCGATTTCAGAAAATACTAATGAAGCTGCATTGGCAATCGGACATTTTCGTTTAGGTGGCGAAGTTCATCAATGGATGTACGATGGCTATTCTCTACGACGGTTATTAAGAGAGTCTGGATTCAACGATGTTGATGTTTATGATCCATCAGAATCACAAATTCCAAACTTCTCTAACTATTATTTAGATGTTCTAGAGAATGGTCAGGTTAGAAAACCTGACTCTTTATTTGTGGAAGCTAGTAAACCCAATGATGTTGTAGACTCCTGGACTTTTGGGACTGAGAACTCTCAAGAAATACTAAAAACAATACAGATCGTGACTTACGACATACAAGGAGGAGCAGCTCGGTCTGCGTATCGACTACATCAAGGACTACGCTTGATTGGTCAAGACTCCTTGATGTTAACCAGATATCGAAAGTCAGAAGATCAGTTTGTATGCTCAGCATCAGACTTGAGTCTAGCAAGCGTTCTCCCAGACGAATACAGTCTCTACGCAGAAATTCAGCTTAACTACATAGATAATAATCGTACTGACCTTTCAAACACTTTATTTTCGTATCCTTATCCAGCTATTGACCTAGCGAATGTTGAGCAGGTTAAACAGGCTGACATTTTAAATTTACACTGGGTTGCTTGGTTTCAATCTGCTAAAACTATCGCTTCACTTTTAGCTTTAGGTAAACCTATTGTGTGGACCCTGCACGATATGGCTGCCTTTACAGGTGGCTGCCATTATTCTGCTAGATGCGATCAATATCAAGCTGATTGTAGTGAATGTCCTCAATTAAAAGCAGATAAGTATAATTTACCTGCTTTAATTTTAGAAGATAAGCTTCAACATCTATTGCCTTATTCAAATCTGACTATTGTGACACCTAGTAAATGGTTAGCAGAGTGCGCTCGCAAAAGCTCCTTGTTTCGGAATAATCGTATTGAAGTGATACCTTATGGTTTAGACATTGAAGTATTCAAACCCATTCCTAAAGAAATAGCTAAACGTCACTTAGGCTTACCCAAGGATTCAGTAGTATTGCTTTTCGGTGCTGACTCCAATGGGGAAAAACGAAAGGGATTTGAGCTTCTACTTGAAGCACTATGTCAATGCTTTGAGAACTCTCTAGTTCAGCAAAAGCTACAAGAAGGTCAAATCAGGATCTTAAATTTTGGCCATGGTTGTTCTAGTTTAGACAGCCTAGGATTTCCTATTACGTCTCTTGGCCACATAACTTCAGACGAAGAACTAAGCTATATTTATTCTGCATCAAACGTTTTACTACTTCCTTCTCTAGAGGACAATTTGCCGAATCTTATGTTAGAGTCTATGAGCTGTGGAACACCTGTTTTTGCATTTTCGACAGGTGGAATGAAAAGCTTTATAAAAGATAAAAAGACAGGAGTTCTAGTATCTCCTGAAGATATTCTCGGTTTCTCCGAAGCAATTTTAGACATCTTGCTTGATCCTGAAAAATATTTATGGATGGGTTCGAAAGCGCGTTCGGAAATTGAGGAAAATAATTCCTTAAAACACCAAGCAAATCTATATACGGATCTTTATCTAGACTTGTTAAATAATTATCAAAAATCAGACGTTCATAAAAAACAAGAATCTGAGAGATCTATTTATAGTGAAAGATCGGGCCTACGTGATGTCGCTATTGAGTCGGGACGCATCGCTTTATTGAAAGAGCGTCAACTTACTCATGATCTCCGACAAGAAGTTATAGATGCCCAAATTAATCTTCAGCAAGCTAAAGAGACTTTTCAGCAAACTCAAATTGACCTGCAACAAACTCAGGCTGATCTCCAGCAAACTCAGGCTGATCTCCAGCAAACTCAGGCTGATCTCCAGCAAACTCAGGCTGATCTCCAGCAAACTCAGGCTGCCATATTAAATATGGAGATGAGCAAGTTTTGGCAAATACGAAAAATTTGGATTTTAGTGAAAACCTCAATACATGAAAAGTTCTTTAAGTCTGATTAG
- a CDS encoding VCBS repeat-containing protein, producing MPNTSYGVQDGPTDWRQITENDQFFSDTASSDFNGDGINDILWRRLETSTSNAGQVAIWIFNGVNVVGGGFLPASPRGTDSPTAWDIEFSYGDWSSYTPFGDYGWLFTEGYPAPKLDFDGNGTSDIFWRREDGTEIAIWNMQGTSIINGAFLQGAPRTGVGQNPLEWDFSTGVDFNGDGRSDFLWRKSTTSITNAGEVAIWIMDGPNIVNGGFLQASPRPEQLAAQWSFDFADFNGDSKTDFFWQNNITGEKATWIMDGPNIVNGGFLQTSPRPEQLATQWSFDFADFNGDSKTDFFWQNNTTGEKATWIMDGPNIVNGGFLPSTPISGSNPNDWDTAFGDFNGDSKTDILWENSVNGTKAVWIMDGPAIVNGGFLPTSPKTGTSGEDWDSFFADFNGDGKTDILWNNTPDDQFAIWLMDGSTIIDGGFLPDAPIAGQNGWQFEFRELNGDSNTDIYWTSSTGTKAAWLMDGPDIIGGGFFAQPNPTGESIPV from the coding sequence ATGCCAAATACATCCTACGGCGTACAGGACGGCCCCACCGACTGGCGACAGATTACTGAGAACGATCAGTTCTTCAGCGACACTGCCTCATCCGACTTTAACGGAGATGGTATTAATGATATTCTTTGGCGAAGATTAGAAACCTCGACCTCAAATGCCGGTCAGGTAGCCATCTGGATTTTTAATGGCGTCAACGTTGTTGGGGGTGGGTTTCTGCCAGCTTCCCCTAGAGGTACAGATTCTCCCACCGCTTGGGATATCGAGTTTTCCTACGGTGACTGGTCAAGCTATACCCCTTTTGGAGATTATGGTTGGCTCTTCACAGAGGGTTATCCAGCTCCTAAGCTCGATTTTGATGGCAATGGCACCAGCGATATTTTCTGGCGTAGAGAGGATGGTACTGAAATTGCCATCTGGAACATGCAGGGTACCAGCATCATCAATGGGGCTTTTTTACAGGGCGCACCTAGAACGGGAGTAGGCCAAAATCCCTTAGAGTGGGATTTTTCTACAGGAGTAGATTTCAACGGCGATGGTAGAAGCGACTTTCTATGGCGCAAGAGTACAACGTCTATCACTAATGCTGGGGAAGTCGCTATTTGGATAATGGATGGTCCTAATATCGTCAATGGGGGCTTTTTACAGGCGAGTCCTAGGCCAGAACAACTTGCTGCACAATGGTCTTTTGACTTTGCCGACTTTAATGGCGACAGCAAAACTGACTTTTTCTGGCAGAATAATATCACTGGAGAAAAAGCGACCTGGATCATGGATGGCCCCAACATCGTCAATGGGGGCTTTTTACAGACAAGTCCTAGGCCAGAACAACTTGCTACACAATGGTCTTTTGACTTCGCCGACTTTAATGGCGACAGCAAAACTGACTTTTTCTGGCAGAATAATACCACTGGAGAAAAAGCGACCTGGATCATGGATGGCCCCAACATCGTCAATGGCGGCTTTTTGCCATCAACACCGATTTCTGGCAGCAACCCCAACGATTGGGATACTGCCTTTGGCGATTTTAATGGCGATAGCAAAACCGACATTCTGTGGGAAAACTCTGTTAACGGCACCAAAGCAGTTTGGATAATGGACGGTCCCGCCATTGTCAATGGCGGCTTTCTACCCACATCGCCTAAAACCGGCACCAGTGGCGAAGATTGGGATTCATTCTTTGCCGACTTCAACGGCGACGGCAAGACTGATATCTTATGGAACAACACCCCTGATGACCAGTTCGCCATCTGGCTCATGGATGGGTCAACTATTATCGATGGTGGCTTCTTGCCTGATGCCCCAATTGCAGGCCAGAATGGTTGGCAATTTGAATTCCGGGAGCTAAACGGGGATAGCAACACTGATATCTATTGGACATCAAGTACTGGAACAAAGGCTGCTTGGCTTATGGATGGCCCCGATATTATTGGCGGTGGATTCTTTGCACAGCCTAACCCAACTGGAGAATCTATTCCCGTCTAA